The Spinacia oleracea cultivar Varoflay chromosome 2, BTI_SOV_V1, whole genome shotgun sequence DNA segment TATTAGTATGTTTGCAacgacaaaaataatttttctatGTGAATGTAAAGGATTGTAGTATCCCTTATATATAAAATTTTGTGTAAAATTAACATTTTGATATATAAACCATGCATGCATCACACTTGATATGGGCGAGTCCggacttaattaatttattctaaCGACGAATATAAAGATAGATTATTGACTAATATTGTCTAATAAATAGAGATTTATGTTGGTGAATAGATATGAGGATAACGTGTACCAGGCCACCTTGGTGATGGGGCGAGTTTGAATTATTGGATTTGAGGACCCGAACCCTCACCCAATTCTAATTATATATGTCACTTTTAGATATTTTCAtcaatattatagctaataaaatcaattttaataataaacttatgtcaatatattcaaaAGTAAGATGCATGAAAGACAAAGTGACGTATTTAACGAATATAGGTACGAAAGATTGTCAGTGCGGCGGGTTTTTTTGGGTTAAGAGGGTGACGGGACGAGGATGCATGAATCTTTTATTAGCCTCGCCCGCCTCTCTTATCATTCAACTAATGTATCGCGAatctttcataaaaaaaaactattaacctacatattataatgttttgttcaTTTACTCAATTACTCTAATCAGCCAATCAAATTGTAGAAAACtctataatagagttttaaattcaaaattctcTTACCAAAACAAAAAATGTTGATTCTGGGGTGGGTTTGAGGCTGGTGTAAATACACGGGAGGGTGAGTGAACGGAGATTAATTATATTGTTTACCCTTCAGGAAAGTGATTGGGCGGGGTGGCCTGGGTGGTACTATTGTTCCTATCATGGGTGGCGAGGAGGGGGATAAGATCTTAGGTGGTTACGAGTGTGGAGGTCCCTCCccgcctcaaagtcatctctatctgaataaagtaaatggtgcGGGTATGTGTTAAATAATCGGGTAATGAGGTACTTAATTGGGATGAATTTAATTACATATCTCATAACTAAGACGCACAGGAATGCGATTGGGGTTTGGTACCATACATACAGTTGGTGGAGGGGATAAAAGTTTTACGCGGGTACGGTTGTGGAGGCTCGATCCGCCCGCCTCAAAGTCATTTATAGCCGAATAAAATAGATGGAGGAGGTAGGTGTTAAGTGATAGGCTAATGAGATAGACGGTGAGGGAGTATTAGAGGAGTATCACTACCGAAGTATAGGGTGGATGAGAATAATTTTATATTTGACACGGGTGATGAACGGGGACGAAAACAATCATATCtttgtacccttatttgtttaatttttttttaataaataagacattaACACCATattttatccatcattaatttttaaatagaaAATAGTTATAAGTTCTATTTTCTTTATTATAGATTGTCTGCAAATAAAATTTAGATTTCATGTAAATTTAATATTAGgattataaaccgtgcatcgcacgggcactATACTAGTCTATATACTATagtaaaagagaggaaatcaatgtggagcTGACAAATGCCGCTCTTTAATTTGCCTCTCTTATAGATATACAAAAATATTGGAAAAAAAGTATTTgattctataattattttgttaatttgaacctcataaaaatatttgattctattttcctcAACAAAAAACAATTCATTCTACACATGGGAATTATTGtgtaaattatattttctataATTTTGTAACAAATATGACCAatataatattatatttttttgaaaaattaatccattataCGGAATACATAGTAGGCTaaacaattgaattatattttggTCAATTTTTAACATCTGCATACGTAGTACTATACTAAAATAGAGGCAAATCGATGTAGAGCTGACAAAATGATATCTAATGTACCTCTCttataatataaataactatcttatgataaaataattaatatacttcgtatttatttTACCTACAACGTACCTTCTATTTACTTATGGTAATAATCGATTATACTACGAATTACTTATTTACTTATGACCAATAAATTTTTGGAGATGTTTAAGTATTAGATGATTACTCATATGCTTAAGAATGAGTCATAATAACCGATTATACTACTAAtcacttatttacttatttacttATTCTACCTACAAATGTTTATACTCTGTACTATAGTTTGTGGAGATTGACAAACTATATATGTATCTATATCTATATGTTCCGGCCGTACTATACCAAAAGAAAGTCAAATCGATGTGGAGATGACAAATGTCGCTATATGATTTGTCTCTCTatcttataacataaataatgaCTAATTGTAAACTACTAGATGCAGTATCaatttttgtttagaaattatgtcATATACTGGATGCAGATATGTATAACAAATGTTTATCTTTGATCATTTATTATTTGTAATCCAATGAATCTTTGCATGCATTTTCTGATAATCGATATAGAAACTCTTATACTAATTGAACATGTActataaattatattattataatactaGCATCTTTCTAAGAATTAGTGTCATATAATGAGTACGGATATGAATAACAAACTTGAActcttaatttttatattttacaaggttgtctcaaatattttatatgaccaattttaattaacaaaatgagACACATagccatattttttttatgacgGGCCCTAGCCTATATttaatcttaaatatcaaaaacaaaatttgccacattctcattatcgtaatattttttccatatatttaaaatttagttgaaaggaaaattGGATTATTTATCGAATACAGTGATGTCATATTGTCAATGGGGCAGGTTTTTTGGGAACCCCGTGCATTCGCCCCCAAGTGGATTATTTGTCGAAAGTAGTGACGGGACGAGGATAAATTTTAGATTGGACATGCATGCGTTGCTAATCCTtcatataattgattatgaatatatataaaaaaaagttactactaacttacatattataatgttttatgtatttactcaattactctAATAAGACAAATGGATTATAAAAaactctaaaataagttttaaaattcaaatctATCTTACCAAAAACAACTGAGTCAAAGGGTGGGTTATTTTAGGCTGGGGTACTGGATACACCGGAGGGAAGTCATGAAGCAGGGATAAATTTTACTTTGTACCTCTCGAGACGGGAATTGAGAGTCGTGGGTTTCGTTCCTATCGTGGATAGAGGGGATGAAGATGAGAATTGTAGGCGAGTATAAGTATGTAGGTCTCGCCTCGCCTCAAAGTCACGTCTAactgaataaaataaatggtGTAGTTAGGTGTTAAGTGGTCGGGTAATTAATTTAATGGGGTGATTGTGCAAGTTTTAACTGTGTATTACTGTCGAAATGAAGGGTGGATGAGATCATTAAGTTTATTCTTGACACAAGAGGTGAATGAAAGAGAAATTCAATTTATTTATGTACCCTCATTTATTTTAACTGTATGACACCGAATGCGAAATAACAAAtatatccatcattaattataATTTGGAGGATAGCTATAAgatctattttgatgataattgtctactgtatttcatacttcctccattttttttaattgcacaatCTTAGatttcacgtttgccaatgcactattttaaccattaatatctctcattatacatttgaaaagattataaaaatttgataatttgaaagtatatttcgagacgaatctaacaagattccacatttacatataaatcacaaaaaataactatatggGAATATGAGAATAGTCCTAAACcctaagatggtgcaattaaaaaaaatggaggaagtataaattcatgtttagattataaaatcgtgcatcgcacgggtattatactagtacctaaactaaaaagtaaACTATAGAAAAAATATCTtgactaaaactataaaaatacctcccttaaaactataaaaaataacaGGCTTAAACTTTAAAAGTATATCCCATAAAACTATGATAGTAACGCCTAAACTATAAAATACACAGGTCTAAAGTATAGAAGTACCTTGACTAAACTTTAAAGGTAACAAgcctaaactataaaagtaacaagtctaaaaatataaaaattaacatgcctaaactataaaagtactccccctaaaactataaaagtaacaggcttaaactataaaagtactcCCTCTAGATTTATAAGGTAACGTTTTAACTAtaagcgtacctcccctaaaactataaaaaaaagtaacagatctaagctatagaagtaacataactaaactaaaaaaatacctcctctaaattataaaaaagtaacatgtctaaactatagaagtaacatacctaaactaaaaaggtacctcccctaaaactactccgtataaaaaaagtaacatgtctaaactatagaagtaacatagctaaactataaaagtactcCCTCTAAAACTATAAAGTAACGTTTAAACTATAAGCGTACCTCccttaaaactataaaaaaaagtaacagatctaaactatagaagtaacatacctaaattaaaaatagtaccttctctaaaattataaaaaaagtaacatatctaaactatagaagtaacatacctaaactaaaaaagtacctcctctaaaattataaaaaaagtaatatTTCTAAAGTATAgtagtaacatacctaaactgaaaaagtacctcccctaaaactataaaaataacAGGCTTAAACTATAAAAATaactcccctaaaactatttttttaatagtaattaattagtttattttttatattattttgagTTGCTTATTATTCTGTATGTTATTATTGAAATACTTAAAATTAGATTGAGGGTTGTTACTCATAATATTATGTATTAtaataaaagaaatgaaaaactgtgttccaagaaaagggagaataatTGGAGAaatggaaaagagagaaaaaaaaaagcaatgAAAAAGTAGAAAATGTCGTGGCCTGTATTCGAACCCACGGCCTATCTAGTTGAAGATATCTATACCATAAGGAAGTCTAACCATTAAGCCAACAAACTTGCTTTTGATCTACGTGTTCCCGTTAAATTATAAAACAACTACATTCCTATTGGAAGCGCTCAAATATCAAGTGTGAACGCGTCACACTATCAATTGATGGTGTGACTAGTCGCATATaagaatatttttattaaattataaatatatttattacaTTTATAAAATATTCTGAAGTGAATTTTAAATTAGAATTGCATTTAAtcatttatttaaatatattttatttaattaaacatATTTCTTATTTCTATTTCGGGAAGAagctattttttaaaaataaattaggcaaattatttctatttttggagAATAAACTAATTTAAAATGCAAGCTTAAATTAGAATTAGAAGGcacatcttttaattttaaaacaatGACTCAAGGGTCTTTTCCACCGGTTAATGAAACCCATAAAAGCTATAAATATAACCATTCATCCTAAAAATTGCTCACAAATTTTCATAAGCcctaattatatattttatctTCTTTCTCTGTGCAAGTGTTGAATTGCAAGTGTGGCCCCTTATATTAGGTATACAAGGTATACACATGTAGGGATGAAAGGATGTAAATGGGTAAGATTTCATGAAGGCTGTaacttatttaatgttttatgaTGCCAATTTTCGGGTTTCCCTTGACTTCATTAAATCGGAGACTTATTTCCAGGAAGATATGTAATCTCCGTGGAGTACTATGTAAACCAAAAGGTAATTCACAAATCAAAATAACTCAGCATGTGTACagatttttttttacattttgcAATTAATAACTTTGTTTCCGTACTCACCTTGTAGAGAAATAACTCCTAAGCCACCTTCTACGGAGAAAAACATCAAATTATCGAAAACATATCATCTGGATTTACTTTATGACGGGACAATATGGCTTCACAGATAGGCTAGTATATACTAGACCTGTTTTGAATggacacgtttgtcaatgcataattttgaccaccaatttctttaactacatattataaaaacttataaaaatattaatattttgaaaatatatattaagatgaagccaacaatatattatatactaacatttgttttcatatactagaaataaaatagggttaaAGTGACTTATGTAAAtaatgcaaaaagtcaaaatagaTCGAGTAtcaagggacggagggagtatgattcATGCGCACTATTTGTCACGATATTGCAGCGCAACAAGTAGATGTATACTCTTTATTacaatgttcaaataaattatttaataataaagtaaataaagctcacataaaatacAAATTGATTCAACCATGTCACATAGCACAAAGATGAGGGTGACATATTAAGCAGTGCCAAATATTCTTTTTATCCGCGTTACTTCTTCGTGACTCAAGAGTGTAATTTGCTCGGCTATATCACCAGGTAAATTACCAGCGAATAAGGAAGGAGTAGTTAGTTGTAGTCCTGGATTTGCACCATTCAAGCTAACAAATGCAGTTGCTGGAGTTCTACCAACATTGATTTGGAAGTGAAGCATGGCTTGTGGAAACACCATAACATCGTTTACTTCTAATCTTTTGTAGTATGCAGTGTTGTTTGAGTCAATAAACCCTGCAATGATTGAACCTCTTGCGATTATAATAACTTCAGAAGTACGGTGAGAATGTAGTGGGATCACTCCTCCCACGGCAAAGTCTAACCTCCCCATAGTGATGCCTAAACCATTTAAGGCAGGAAATGCATTTGAAAATGCAAGAGTCACATTATTTCCGAAAATATTAGTGGTGGCCTTTTCACCCCGAAAACCGGTGTAAACGAAATCGTCGGTTGTGACTGTAGAAGAATCTTTGCATGCATATCCTTGAGGTCCCCTAGGAAGACTAGGATCTCCGACACAGAAGTCGAGTTCTATGGCATGTGAGAGAGAGGCTAGGAGAGAGAAgatgaagaaaaatgaaaggctACTCATTTTGTAAGCTCTGGTTGATATTAATGGTAAGGGATATATTGAGTTGTGGATTGGATTGTTGTATATATTGTACCCTTTATATAGAGAACTTCTTTGATGAGGATGGCTTGAATTGTTCATATGAAGCCAAAGGTGGCTAAGGTGCCGTAGCAAAGTCAAGATGTTGTGCCTAGTTCAATAAATTCATCAACTTCTTATTAGAGGAATAAATTTTCTCAACATTAaataattgtttcatttttattttattttcttaatttaataACATATTGTTTCTTGGATAGTGGTTTATTATCTACGTAGTATTTTGTTTTCGGTGGACCTAAAAAGTTTTATCTCTTAATttatattaataaattaataaaataactaattaatcaattaatcatcAAATGAGCAAAAGAAACAACTTTAAAGACACGTATATTTACATATTTACGGTACTTGAAAATAAGACAAAGACTTTTTTTAGTGCGAATTAATTACAAACGTAATACAATTTACAATTAAGGCTTATGAGATCCAAACCTGAAacttatgatacatataatctCAATTTTAACCATTAAACCGATATCTCATTGGTAATAATACGGAGAATCTCAAATAATGGAATACACACTATTAGTTTTTGTTTCACGTCAATATAGGCAAGTGTGATGCGTCAAAGTATGTATAAAAAATAGTTATAGTATGGGTTCACATTATAGGCACTACCCTATTCAACTTATGAGGGCTTCGTAACGATCAATACAATAATTCATACTAGATTAACACGTAGTGCGTACAAACTTGATGGCATTGTAATGTCATCGGTTCTTTAAAAAATTACTtaataaaaatgtttttttattgGTTTTAAATACTCCATCCATTACGTAAATATTAGTATTTTTTTCGAATCTTATCTTTATTGGCAGTTGAAAAAATgttctaatttctttccaatacgtttttcaaaatatattcatgtgggctCTTGTTttgttcgtctcaatgtgtagtttaacaatatcaattttttaatatttatttaacGTACGTATTTGAAGATAATATTGAGTTGGTACGGATCACTAGTGGAATAAggctcatttgcatcgcacatttaagtgcatttgcgtcgcacattgcgcgtggcaaaagctctcgacgcaaatgactaaaagtcatttgcatcgcacatatgtgcgacgcaaatgaccctcatttgcgtcgcacattaagcaaatgtgcgatgcaaatgacttttcaggcaccatgttgaaaagtcatttgcctcgcacattagcttaatgtgcgacgcaaatgacttttcttgcgccatgttgaaaagtcatttgcgtcgcgcattagctaaatgtgcgacgcaaatgacgtTTTTGGTGccatgctgaaaagtcatttgcctcgcacattagctaaatgtgcgtggcaaatgactttttgtttttttttaaaaaaaagacctccacaatttatttatttaatctgCACTATATATGTagattaaaataaacaaaatgtGAAAGTCTTAGTTATATTTTCCCTCACACTAACAATatacaaattaacattcaatttcaacaataaaatagtctacaaaaattaaaataaaatgatatCAATAAAAGGGAACATTCCGGAGCATTCTACTTCCATGACTTGCGTAAGAAAGAGGTATATAGATCTAGAAAATATCTGTTGAAGCTGCATCAAAGGAAACATGATACATACAGTTTGGGAAGTATCCTTCAATACCTCTAACCTCTCAAGTTATCAAATCCTATTTCACGTATTAGCCTTTGACATTATTTAATGGGCAATGCTACAGGGTATTATTagaaaaattatacaaattaaCTAACAATCTTGCATATTACACTAACAATATTTTACTGGCGATGCCATCAGAGTATCAGGTATACTTTTAGTTCTCTTTCCCTCTTCCGATATCATAGCTATCAAGctgtaaataaaaaatttgaaggaaaaAAGTTAGAGCAACATCAGGAATTAAGAAGAAAGCTTATCATAAAGAAACAAGAAATCACAAGGACTCGAATTACAACAAAACAGTTAACATCTGCAAAGAGCACATATTCACAGCATAAAAAGCCTTCCATTAGTATTGTATATGCTTCTTCCATTCTTTATTACAGGCAACATCAATATATGAAAGAGCTACTGCAAACTACAACAAATCCCCATAGGAACGTTGAATAAACAAACTCAGACCCTAACTTTCCAAAGAAAAACCCATCCAAATTCTACTAGTAAACCAATTAAAAAGAATAGTTGAAAGCTAACCATCAAAAGAACTCATATTACTAAGAATTGGACATGGAAAACAATTGAAAAAGTCTTACTTATTTCAAAAAGTAGGCCAATGTTACAGTAGAACACATAGAAGTACACTCAAGTAAACGATTAGGCAAATTAAGTCCAATGACGCTGTAGATATAATTGGCGGGGGGGTGGCTTACTTGCTCTCTGTGAACCTAGGGCTAGGGCGTAAGCACTTCAGGTAGCCATCCCAAGGAACCTTTTTCAGGCCTGCTCTATGAGAGATCATGTCTCTGACCCTGCAAAAAGAAATAGATACAATAGGCAACAAATTGATCCGGTATCCAACATAACATGTCTATATAAATGTACCAGAGAGAGAAATATTCATTCACCTCTCGGCAAATTCGATGGGAGTCTCTCCAGGTTTTATTGTTTGGGGCTCTAGATACCAAACATCACAAACAACGGCCCAAGATGTCATTAGCTGAAGCAGGTGTGTAGTAAATGACTGCCTGCATATACATAGTTCAGAATTTCCCCAAGATAACCAGACATTCAAAAGAGCAAAGCTATCAAAGATTACCAAACAAATTTTCagcatgaatttttattttatccaATCCACACAACGAGAAACTATTTCATTATATGCTCTGGATATTCAACACTTAATTTATCATCAAATTCaaatcaatcacttaatttattaTCAAATGCACAGGCGCACAACGAAACTcatataaaaaattgaaaaaaaatacttGAATTCACAAACTAACCAACATAACTAAACCccaaatttatattaaaaaaattcagagcaaattaattaaacatggAAATCAAGATAGGACATAGAATATACCTGAGCATCAAGGTAGCCAAGGACGGGCGGCGAGTTAAACTAGAGCTCCAACACCAACAATTCGTGATCCAGTAGTGTGGTGTGTTTGACAGCCTTAAAAAACTAAGCCTTTCTGCTTCAGGATGTCACCTTTCTCCCCGCGCCGAAACCTAGGGTTTCGCCCCTCTTCCCATTTTCGCAGAGCTCGAATTTTCAGATTAAATAGAAAGGGGCGGCTTGGTGAGAGAAGACTTCGAATGGATAAGGTTGACTCTGAATTTTTGAAGGTGAGATGGGAGGTGTTGGAGTTCCGGCAATGGAGATTTggaaaggaggaggagagagaaggagaggaGGCGAAAAGTTTGTTCGACCTGGATCTATGCgagaaaataaatgaaaaaatataaaagggTCACTTGCGTCGTTCAATTATACGCGTGTGACGCAATTTAAGAGTAAACTGCGTCGCTGATTTACTAATCACCGAcgcaaataattaaattaacttGTATAGGTCCATTTGCGTCACAGATTAGTAAATCACCGACGCAAAGCATATTTACAAATCAAAATGTGTATTTTTGCGTCGCTCATTTGAATGAGCGAGGCAATTGTACCGACGTAAATGAGCGTTTTTGCACTAGTGGATGAAAAAGTTAAAAGGGACCTAATATTTAAGAACAATAGAGTATATACTATCTCTATTTCACAATAATTTTAACATTTTgaattttacactattcataaACTCGGCTTTGACCATTGTTTGTATTTATAGTACCTCCGTTTCAAATTGATCCTTACATTGTGCTTCATAGACATGAatatttactaccttaccccttttatcccacaacatttataatttatctctcattttcttttttttttttttttttgataagcaaGTAAGATATATTATTCCATCAACAAGTACAAATCCACCAAAGATCAAGAGGACAGGCCCCTCTGATCAGAAACAACCActggaattaaaaaaaaaccagtGAACACTACCCTGTAACCAGGGCTAAAAATCAACTATAATCCCTAGCACTCACAGCTCTAGGTAACACAGCAATGATCCTGTTATGTACAGTCTTCTGTATAAGATCACACACCTTATCAACCCTTCTGATTTGCATATTCCatagggcattatttctttctttccaTATATGGCAAACTGTACAAAGTATACCAGTGGCAAGCACTCCTTTCCTAAATCTGGAAATGTTCCTTTTCTGTAACCAATGAAACACACTGTGAAGATCAGTATGGACTAGGGGAATACCTAGCCATTCAGAAATCTGAATCCAGCATTGTGTACTATATACACATCTAAAA contains these protein-coding regions:
- the LOC110798517 gene encoding germin-like protein subfamily 3 member 3, with the protein product MSSLSFFFIFSLLASLSHAIELDFCVGDPSLPRGPQGYACKDSSTVTTDDFVYTGFRGEKATTNIFGNNVTLAFSNAFPALNGLGITMGRLDFAVGGVIPLHSHRTSEVIIIARGSIIAGFIDSNNTAYYKRLEVNDVMVFPQAMLHFQINVGRTPATAFVSLNGANPGLQLTTPSLFAGNLPGDIAEQITLLSHEEVTRIKRIFGTA